The sequence below is a genomic window from Fluoribacter dumoffii NY 23.
TGGATTAGGATTTGAATTTGCAGATAAAGCTTGGAAAAATCTTCAAGGGTACTGGCAAATTGATCTTCAAAGCTTTTGGTGAGTTGTTCGACACTGAATTTTTCGAGTCCTTTTCCAGCCAGTTTTTTATGAATATAAGCTATTTTAATTGATGAGGGATGGTTGGGTAGATTTTTATATTCTTCAGAATGAGTAATCTCATCAAGAATCACCGAAGGACTATTCTCAATGTGATTTAATTGCATTAATAATTCACTAAAAAACTGGGTTAAGCGAGTATCCATGGATTCTTGCAGATAATTAAAATCTTTTTTCAAATCCTTGGAGCGAGCGACTAAAGTATGATTTATGCTGGTAAAACTTAAGAGCAGGAGCTCTGCCACATACTCGCGGATCGTTATATTGTCTGATGCAGACAGATCTTTGAATTTGGTGAGTATATCAATAATCGCTTGATAGAGGATTTCTTTTTCTTTTTGTTTTTCAATTGAGGACCAATCCTCAGTCAAGTATTGCTGACTTACTTGGCGAATTACAATGCCAAATGTTTCCAGGACATTTTTTCGATTCGTTTCAGAATCTAGAATGGAGGTTTCTTTATCAGCAATTTTTTTAATATTTTCTTCCAAGACTAAACTGGCGGAATTGATCATCTCGGCAAGATTTACTTTTTGAGTATCAAGACCAAAAATGTTAAAGAAGTGGGCTTGCATTAATAAGGCATGCTCTTCATTCACATAGCCTGAGTATGTCGTAAAGACATCATTAAAGAGGCCATAGACATGACCTTTATGTAAGATTTTGCGTTGCTTGGTGAGCCCCATGTAAGAATAGTTGGTGAAATTATACGCATCATAACCTATCTGATTTTTTGCAATCATGGCATAAAGTGCCCGTAAAATAGCAGGAAAATTAAGGGCGGGGAGATTAAGGGGTTTTGTTTCACTATCGATTCCCAGATACTTTCTGCCTAAAGCTGTATGCTGATGAAAAATCTGCTCACCATCGTTAAATGCTACACCTTGGCTGCTTAAAAAACTGATTAACTTATAGAGCATTAATTTTTGGACATGGGTTGTTTTAGAGCCATCAGGAGAAACAATGATTCCTTGTTGCGAACCATCATTTCCGGTGGATCCTGTCCCATGATGTCCTGGCATGGAATAGCGTACAAATTTTTGGGTTTCTTTAGAAACTACTTCCGGACTAATTGGAGTAAATCCCCAATCAGAATGTTCGTTTGCATAAAAAATGAGTTCTGTATTTTTTATAATCTTGGGTAATATGAAATATCGTTCGTCATACCAGGTAATGGGAAAGCAATCTCCAGGTACGGGATCAATGCCAAAAAAGTTTATTGACGCCGCAGGCAAAAAGGTTTTGAGATTATTAAACCATTGTTCTTCCTCTTCTTTAGGAATCTGACCAATTTGTATTTTTAACGTTTCTATAATATCCGGGGTATTATTTGCCGGTGTTCCTTTGCGTCTTTTGATTTGTTGCTCTGTTAAATGCTTCGAAACCTCATCAAAAGTAGTACATGTACCAATAATGGTTTGTATTGATTCCAATTCATGAGCGATTAAAATCGATTCCACTGCCCCCCTGCTATGAGCAATGATATTAATCCGGGTTTGTCCGCGGGCTATTGCCTTGAGTATCGCTGCCAGACCCAGGGCAATTTTCTCCCCTACGTTTGTCCCGTCTGTTTTAGGGCCATTAATTACCGTTATTTCATCTGCCAGATAAGGATAAGGATTTTTTGCATCTACTTTTATCGTTATAGCAGGTGCACTGGTTTTAATTAAAGAGGAGATTACGCTTAAAGTTTCTCCCTTGGGATAATCCTTTACTTTGGCTCCCTTTGTATATGGGGCTGGTTTGGGAATTTGTTTTAATTCAGGGGTAAAGTCGGTGAGCGTTCCCAGCATGGTGAGGGTGAATGGTGGTTTTTCAATTTTACTGTCCATAGTTGCTGCCCCATATTGTGACAATCATTCTGTTATAAATTCATTAATAAATTCATTGGAATAAATAAAAATTAATCAATACCATTATTTTGGGTGATTCAAACTCCTTTATTAAATCTGGGTAATCTGTAACCAATCATGACTTCATTTTTTATAGTTCCATTTCTAATATAAAAAAGCAATAAAAATTGGCTAATTGTATTAAAAAGAAGATAATGCTTTATGCCGTTAGCCGAAGTTACTCATGTTTTTTAGTTCGCTGTGTTTCCCATCGGGTTATTACAAATTACTAAACATTTTATTTCTTCGCGATAATATTCTTTATCGAATCGTCGGATGTTTTTAAAGCCTCATTAATTTTTGAGATGACGTCGTATTGAGGGAAAAACTTATGGCGCCAGCTTATTTCAACTGGTTTTGCCAAAGTGTTTGCCTCTTCCTTTGTTATTGCTGCTGCTTGGACAAAAGTTTTAACCGATTTCCGTAGGATCTTATCCAATTGAGAAATTATGTCATAATAATTACTTGTCTCATCGACAGGGGTCATGAAATCGCGTGTAATCTCTTCAGTTGCACTTTTTAACTGGACTATTTTATTTTGGATAATCTTATATTTTTCATTACTTATGCCAAATTTTTTTTCTAATTTATCGGATAAGTGTATTAGGGCCTTTTCCAAATTTACTGCCGCGGCTATAAGGATTTGCTGTTTTTTCTGAAAAAGCTCATGAACCTTAACTATATGCTCTGTAGTATTATATTTTCTGATGTAGTCTGTAGTGTAATTTCTAATAGGACTGAAGGTATGTTTGGACGGATTAAAATCTTCTACATGATTCGTAAATACATCTAAAGCTTTGTCATATTCCTGATAATAATTTTTAGTCCGGGAAAGGTACTCTGAAGCAGGATAAACTTCATCTGACCAGGGATCACAAATATAAGCAGCCTTACCCCAGGTTTCTGGTTTCCTAGGATCACTCCCTTTTTCCCGGCCAACCACAAGTACTACATGATTTCCACCCAATAACTGAAAAACCTCTGCATCTATATGGGGAACAAAATGTGCAATATAGTCTAAAGCCAACTCTGCAAGCTCATTACAATTGCCTATTGAATATTTTTTACTGCAGGTAATGGATTGATAAAATTCATAGATATAATAATCAAACTCCAACCATGAGTGCGCGGGCTCTTGAGATTTATCTCTTATAGATTTTAGTGCTTCACTAAGACTTTTTTTCTTATCTTCAGGGTACGTGTTGTTTATCAGTTGAGTTCCGCCCTCTACTATAAATTCTCGAGCATAGCTTTTAGCGAGAAGAGCTGCGTCTTTAATTGATGAGGGGACAATAGATTTATCGTGTTTCATAATTGACCAATCGGTAAATATATATAACAAATTATACTGGAATAAACTTAAGGGTTCATTATCAAGAAGACAGAGAAAATCTTAACTTTGAGTTAAACACAGCAGTTGATCTTTTCCAGATCGGGTCCATATATAAACACTGGCTAGGAAAGGAACTCTCCAAAAGGGGTATTACCTGGATGCGCTCGCTAAAAGTGATAAAATATGAGTCGCGACTATAAATCCATCCCCATAAATGGGTGAGTAGAATTCTTTTTCATAAATAATTGTCTAGGGAGATTTCAATGCAAAAGAAACTATTTCCTATTTTAACCTCTGTTGTATTAATGACCGCTCTTTTCTCAGGAGCTAGTGCACTTGACCCTAGGGTAACTAATCAAATACAGAAAAATGATCCGTTCAATATTGATCCCTTTGATAACGACCCTTTTTTTCAATCATCCAATGATGCCCTACGGCAGATGTATAAAATGCAACAAGCTATGGATCAATTCATGAAGCAACAATTTGCACAAATGCAAAATAGCCTTGTAAATCAACCTAATCCAAATCTGTTTGGGAGTACAAGTACCATTGAAATTAAGGAAGGTAAGAAAGGAATTATTTATAAAATAAAATTACCGAAAGGGGCTGACAGCAAAGTGGATGTTGCGGTTAAAAACGGACAGTTAGTGGTTAGTACCAACATCACTCAAAAAATTACACGTGAAGAGGATCATAATAAAAGTGTAAGTTATTCCCAAAGTAATTACAGCCAGTCATTCCAACTGCCTAAAGGCTATGATCCGAACTCTATGGCTACCAAGATGAAGGATTCCAATTTAATTGTGACCTTTAAGAAAAAATATGAGGCATCCTCCATACTCTAAACTCAAGACAAAAATTATTTAAACTATGGCAG
It includes:
- a CDS encoding Hsp20 family protein; translated protein: MQKKLFPILTSVVLMTALFSGASALDPRVTNQIQKNDPFNIDPFDNDPFFQSSNDALRQMYKMQQAMDQFMKQQFAQMQNSLVNQPNPNLFGSTSTIEIKEGKKGIIYKIKLPKGADSKVDVAVKNGQLVVSTNITQKITREEDHNKSVSYSQSNYSQSFQLPKGYDPNSMATKMKDSNLIVTFKKKYEASSIL